A single region of the Ziziphus jujuba cultivar Dongzao chromosome 10, ASM3175591v1 genome encodes:
- the LOC107410733 gene encoding PH, RCC1 and FYVE domains-containing protein 1: MAAFGFENGFVTDWGLDLGFFIHRPKTLRVMSRTDRMASDLSRTGPVERDIEQAITALKKGAYLLKYGRRGKPKFCPFRLSNDESVLIWFSGKEEKHLKLSHVSRIISGQRTPIFQRYPRPEKEYQSFSLIYNDRSLDLICKDKDEAETWFSGLKALISRSHHRKWRTESRSDGIPSEANSPRTYTRRSSPLHSPFGSNDSLQKDGLDPLRLHSPYESPPKNGLDKGTSDVILYTVHPKGFFPSDSASASVHSLSSGGSDSVHMKAMAMDAFRVSLSSAVSSSSQGSGHDDGDALGDVFIWGEGTGDGVLGGGAHRVGSCFGGKVDSFLPKALESAVVLDVQNIACGARHAALVTKQGEVFSWGEESGGRLGHGVDSDVLHPKLIDGLSNTNIELVACGEYHTCAVTLSGDLYTWGDGTYNFGVLGHGNEVSHWVPKRVNGPLEGIHVSSISCGPWHTAVVTSAGQLFTFGDGTFGVLGHGDRRSVSMPREVESLKGLRTVRAACGVWHTAAVVEVMVGNSSSSNCSSVKLFTWGDGDKGRLGHGDKEAKLVPTCVAALVDPNFCQVACGHSLTVVLTTSGHVYTMGSPVYGQLGNPQADGKIPTRVEGKISNSFVEEIACGAYHVAVLTSRTEVYTWGKGANGRLGHGDIDDRNSPTLVEALKDKQVKSIACGSNFTAAICLHKWVSGVDQSMCSGCRLPFNFKRKRHNCYNCGLVFCHSCSSKKSLKASMAPNPNKPYRVCDNCYSKLRKAIETDASSHSCASRRGSVNQGSNEFMDKDEKLDSRSRAQLARFYSMESLKQVETRSSKKNKKLEFNSSRVSPVPNGGSQWGALNISKSFNPVFGSSKKFFSASVPGSRIVSRATSPISRRPSPPRSTTPTPTLGGLTSPKIVVDDAKRTNDNLSQEVIKLRAQVENLTRKAHLQEIELERTTKQLKEAIAFAEEESAKCKAAKEVIKSLTAQLKDMAERLPVGAARNIKSPPLSSMGSDLACNDVSNPSLDRLNGLAISQEIDSNGSNSQLLSNGSSAPSNHSSSHSKQGHSDVTTRNGSRTTDSESRHDTEWVEQDHPGVYITLTSLPGGAKDLKRVRFSRKRFSEKQAEQWWAENRARVYEKYNVRMVDKSSVGVGSEDLGH; encoded by the exons CCAATTTTTCAAAGATATCCGCGGCCTGAGAAGGAGTATCAATCATTTTCTTTGATATATAATGACCGATCGCTAGATTTG ATTTGTAAAGATAAAGACGAAGCCGAGACATGGTTTAGTGGTTTAAAAGCTTTGATATCCCGCAGCCATCATCGGAAGTGGAGAACAGAGTCAAGGAGTGATGGAATTCCATCTGAAGCAAATAGTCCTAGAACATACACACGGAGGAGTTCTCCTTTGCACTCTCCATTTGGCAGTAATGATAGCTTACAGAAG GATGGTCTAGATCCCCTTCGCCTTCATAGTCCATATGAAAGTCCTCCTAAAAATGGTTTGGATAAGGGAACTTCAGATGTAATACTATATACTGTTCATCCCAAGGGTTTCTTCCCCTCAGATTCTGCTAGTGCTTCAGTGCATTCTTTGTCATCAGGAGGCTCAGATAGTGTACATATGAAGGCAATGGCAATGGATGCTTTTAGAGTTAGTCTATCAAGTGCTGTTAGCTCATCAAGTCAGGGTTCTGGtcatgatgatggtgatgcCTTAGGAGATGTTTTCATATGGGGGGAGGGCACAGGAGATGGTGTTCTAGGTGGTGGAGCACATAGAGTTGGAAGTTGCTTTGGTGGAAAAGTGGATTCCTTTTTGCCCAAAGCCTTGGAATCTGCTGTAGTACTTGATGTCCAGAACATTGCATGTGGTGCACGGCATGCTGCTTTAGTAACAAAGCAAGGAGAGGTTTTCTCCTGGGGGGAGGAATCAGGAGGCAGGCTTGGCCATGGTGTAGATTCTGATGTTTTGCATCCAAAGCTTATTGATGGACTAAGTAATACTAACATTGAGCTTGTAGCTTGTGGTGAGTATCATACTTGTGCTGTTACCCTTTCTGGTGATCTTTATACATGGGGTGATGGCACTTATAATTTTGGTGTTCTTGGACATGGAAACGAAGTAAGCCACTGGGTGCCAAAAAGAGTAAATGGTCCCTTGGAAGGTATACATGTCTCATCTATCTCTTGTGGACCCTGGCACACTGCTGTTGTAACCTCTGCTGGGCAATTATTTACTTTTGGTGATGGAACATTTGGTGTTCTAGGCCATGGAGATCGAAGAAGTGTTTCTATGCCGAGGGAAGTAGAATCCCTGAAGGGGCTCCGCACTGTTCGGGCAGCCTGTGGTGTTTGGCATACTGCTGCAGTTGTTGAGGTCATGGTTGGGAACTCGAGTTCCAGTAACTGTTCTTCTGTAAAGCTGTTTACTTGGGGCGATGGTGACAAAGGTCGACTTGGACATGGGGACAAGGAAGCAAAACTTGTTCCTACCTGTGTTGCTGCTCTTGTTGATCCTAATTTCTGTCAAGTCGCTTGTGGACATAGTCTGACTGTCGTACTTACAACCTCGGGTCATGTCTACACAATGGGGAGTCCAGTTTACGGTCAGTTAGGAAATCCTCAGGCTGATGGAAAGATCCCAACCCGTGTTGAAGGGAAAATTTCCAACAGTTTTGTGGAGGAAATAGCTTGTGGTGCCTATCATGTTGCAGTTTTAACTTCAAGAACTGAAGTATACACTTGGGGAAAGGGTGCAAATGGTCGTTTAGGTCATGGGGACATAGATGATCGAAATTCTCCAACATTAGTTGAAGCTCTGAAAGACAAGCAAGTCAAAAGCATTGCTTGTGGCAGTAATTTTACCGCAGCTATTTGTCTTCATAAGTGGGTCTCAGGAGTTGATCAATCTATGTGTTCTGGCTGCCGCCtaccatttaattttaaaaggaaaCGTCATAATTGTTATAACTGTGGACTTGTTTTCTGTCATTCATGCAGTAGTAAGAAGTCTCTTAAGGCTTCCATGGCACCAAACCCCAACAAACCTTATCGTGTCTGTGATAATTGTTATTCTAAACTAAGGAAAGCAATTGAAACTGACGCTTCATCTCATTCTTGTGCGAGCAGAAGGGGAAGTGTCAATCAGGGGTCAAACGAGTTCATGGATAAAGATGAGAAGTTGGACTCCAGATCTCGAGCCCAACTTGCCAGATTTTATTCAATGGAATCCTTGAAGCAAGTGGAAACTCGTTCttcaaagaaaaacaagaaactaGAATTTAATAGCAGTCGAGTATCACCTGTTCCGAATGGTGGTTCACAATGGGGAGCTCTTAATATTTCTAAATCTTTTAATCCTGTGTTTGGGTcatccaagaagtttttctctGCCTCAGTTCCTGGATCAAGAATTGTTTCTCGAGCTACATCCCCAATTTCAAGGCGACCAAGCCCACCTCGTTCTACAACACCAACACCAACTCTAGGTGGACTTACATCACCAAAGATAGTTGTAGATGATGCAAAGAGGACAAATGATAACCTTAGCCAGGAGGTTATCAAACTAAGAGCACAG GTTGAAAATCTTACCCGTAAAGCCCATCTCCAAGAAATTGAGCTGGAAAGAACAACTAAACAGCTGAAAGAAGCAATAGCATTTGCGGAGGAAGAGAGTGCAAAGTGCAAGGCAGCAAAGGAAGTGATCAAGTCGCTTACTGCCCAA TTAAAGGACATGGCTGAAAGGCTGCCTGTTGGAGCAGCACGGAACATTAAATCTCCTCCTCTGTCTTCTATGGGGTCTGATCTTGCCTGTAATGATGTTTCCAATCCTTCTCTTGACCGATTAAATGGTCTAGCAATATCCCAAGAAATAGACTCAAATGGATCAAACAGCCAATTGCTATCAAATGGGTCGAGTGCCCCTAGTAATCATAGTTCAAGTCACAGCAAACAAGGTCACTCAGATGTAACTACTAGAAATGGGAGTCGCACAACAGATAGTGAATCTCGTCATGACACTGAATGGGTTGAGCAAGATCACCCTGGTGTTTATATTACACTTACCTCCTTACCAGGGGGTGCCAAGGATCTTAAGCGTGTTCGCTTCAG TCGCAAGCGATTCAGCGAGAAACAAGCAGAGCAGTGGTGGGCAGAGAACCGGGCAAGAGTGTACGAAAAATACAATGTGCGAATGGTAGACAAGTCTAGTGTGGGTGTTGGGAGTGAGGACTTGGGTCACTGA
- the LOC132799592 gene encoding uncharacterized protein LOC132799592 — MNPITQKQKQKQKLIHNGLPSFSHLQFNAFTQLRWKKSHMPKTTSSTLLAAYASILQQEVRVSSVVQEANAFYHLMKIVVSDILEIFSRYEISDRWYKIETLQVHCG, encoded by the exons ATGAACCccataacacaaaaacaaaagcaaaagcaaaaactCATACACAATGGCCTACCAAGTTTCTCCCACCTCCAATTTAAc GCATTTACACAGCTAAGGTGGAAAAAATCTCATATGCCTAAAACCACAAGCAGCACTCTTCTAGCAGCATATGCTTCAATTTTGCAGCAAGAG GTACGAGTCTCATCCGTGGTACAGGAGGCCAACGCATTTTACCACTTGATGAAGATCGTAGTGAGTGATATTCTTGAGATTTTTTCGAGGTATGAAATCAGTGACAGATGGTATAAAATTGAGACGCTTCAAGTCCACTGTGGGTGA